One Flavobacterium cerinum genomic window, AATATAGGTAAAATTATATTTCTAAATCAGATTCGAAAAGGATAATATAATGGTTTATAAACTAACATAGACAAATCCAAAAAGCGTGCTTTACACTTTAAGCCGTTTGATTATGAAAAAAGTAAACTCAATTAAAGGTAACAATACAAATAGACAATTCCAACAGCGACGGGTTACCGTTTACGGAAAAAGATTCGAACGAGCTAACAGTAAATATGTCGATTATCCTCAGATTCGCTTTGCAGGAAAGTGGCTCGCCGATTGTGGTTTTACAACCGGAATGAAAGTGAAATTAACCTGTTCGTATAGAAAGATTGTTATTACGGTTGATACTAGGCAAAAGCGATGAATTTCATAAAATTGAACCTTTACTGGTCTTGTTATTGGTTTCCTCTTACCAGGAGTTAAATGGGAAACATTATCCGTTGCGAAGCGGAGCGTATAATAGACTTCGTGTTATAGCGGTTGAGTAAAAATAGATCCCTCTAGAAACAGAAGGTTTTTGTTATTTGGAGATTATCTTTTGCTTTTATTTAAAATTTCATTTCTGAATATAGTCATTAAGAAAACAAAAAAAAGTGCTAAAAATGATATTACTTGAAAATTTAAATTCAAAAAGTGTAAAATGTAGCAAATAGTCAAAATATTTGAAACTCCTGAAACCCAAAAATATGATTCACATATACATTTTAAATGATTTATTTTATTTGAGACCCTTTTTTTTATTTCTAAAAATATTTCCATTTCATTCTGATTTTTTATGAAAAACTTATTTTCTTTAAGAGTTTTAAAATCTTCATTTGAAAGTTTATCAACATAATCTAAATCATTGTAATTGATTTTTAATAATGAGAATAAATAAACACTAGTTATTAACGTAGTGACAATTAAAATGTATAAGAAACCATGATTTTCTTTTACTTTCTCAATTGCGAATAAAGTAGTGGCAATTAAGAGAGGTAGGCCAATTATTTTTTGTGTGAGATTATTTAAGATGTCTGATACTTCTTTAAAGTACTTTGATTTATATTCATCGTAGTCTTTTCTTATTTTATCAATTGATAAATTATTTAAATATATTTCAAAATTAACTTTCGCCTTATTAGTTATAGTATTCAGGTTTTCGTAAAGTTGATAAATTCTGGTGTCGGAATCATATCTTGATGCGAAATCAATTATTGAGTTTTTTAAGAATTTTGGCAAGTGATGATTTTCTTCGGAAAAACAGTTTTTAAAATTGCTAAAAGATTTAGATAAATCTACTTTTTCTTCGAAATGATTTATCTCATTGAAAAATTTAATAATTAATCGACCTTTATCAGTTAAACTTGTAAAAACAATTTTACGATTTGTACTATTATAATAATCAACAAAATGAAAAGCTTCATCAGTATCTTTGTCTTGTTCTTTAAGAAAAGTCAAAAAATGATCAAATGATCTTGAATTGGTGAAAAAAAAATTTCCACTATCTAAAATAAAATCGATGTATGTTTCTCCGTTAATAAATGAATATGGTCTTTCATTAATATTTAAAATTAAAACATTAGAATGTTTAACCTCGTTAAGTTTTAAATATGATTTATAGTTTTCAAATATTTTAAGGGGAAAATTATCGTTATTAACTTCAATACTTTCGGTTCTTATTTTTTCGTAATCAATATCTAATGCCGTTAATTGTGCTTCAATATTTTCAGAATATTCAAATACAATTTTATTGCTCATCATATTAAAAGTTGAGCTTTTGAATAAATCGTATATTTTTTTATGATCTTGAATCATTAGTTGCTAATTTCTCTTCTTAGTGCGTTTGCAAAACTCTCAGATTCAATTATTACCATGTTTGAGTTTTCTTCCGAAATCCTAACTTTTTCATCTAATACACCACGTGAAAATTTTAAGCTAATTCCATCTCGGTTAACTTCTAGGCGTATAAACTTTTTAAGTTGATTTTTATTATACCTAAATTCCGTATCTATAGAAATATCATTTTCTTCTGCGTAATTTGAAATTGTATCTGGTGAACTATAAAAGTGTTGACTAAGATCTCTAATATTTATTATACCATTTGGGTTTGTTGAAGCATAACTATATATTTCGTTTCTAAACGCATCTATTTCATAAGGATTCCCTGTTAATGGATTAATAGGTGTTTCTATTTGAGTAATTATTTTATAAAGAGACTTGGTATAATCACTACTACTTTCTAATTGTTCAATTGAAATCCAATTTTTAAAATATTCTGAAACTTCTTGTTGTCTTAGTTGTGTAAATGATAAATAGTTAGTTTCTTCAATGTCAATTCTATTCTCATTTATTCTGCATGCCATTGCTAAGTTCTTAGTATCTACATACTCGATTGTTTGAATTGAAAATGAATTAGTAGTTCTGTTTAAAACTTTTCCCTCGACATCACGTAT contains:
- a CDS encoding SymE family type I addiction module toxin — translated: MKKVNSIKGNNTNRQFQQRRVTVYGKRFERANSKYVDYPQIRFAGKWLADCGFTTGMKVKLTCSYRKIVITVDTRQKR
- a CDS encoding nucleoid-associated protein, which gives rise to MELRKIIIHELIKEKDSNEVELILSNELIPLEDNSIALIQGLSDTYKSDKILYAVFDYSEGRYFPEKFKEYRISGRQNTDFINFSRSVIGNLESIIQSIGFATGGYFIFAEYRENNNNFVSIFLIRDVEGKVLNRTTNSFSIQTIEYVDTKNLAMACRINENRIDIEETNYLSFTQLRQQEVSEYFKNWISIEQLESSSDYTKSLYKIITQIETPINPLTGNPYEIDAFRNEIYSYASTNPNGIINIRDLSQHFYSSPDTISNYAEENDISIDTEFRYNKNQLKKFIRLEVNRDGISLKFSRGVLDEKVRISEENSNMVIIESESFANALRREISN